The bacterium genome has a segment encoding these proteins:
- a CDS encoding glycosyltransferase — MRTKKILVIPHFPGEEIRVREKEIALHLAEYYEVYYLYWRQPEDRNITERFKSLLSNIFQPTSFRKKGKIWYLRISCIPTPRAIAKIFNKISLSRLFRRISFDVVINASFLFPVKKEPHHRYFVDLVDLPVENWQDKLGTYMLKFYEEEVLKADKVFVVSESLGEIISEKFNCKTIFLPNGTNINFFRNVMKEDVSKLRTRLGLEGKEILGAVGNWGEWMNLPFLLKVFGEFKKGHKNAALVLVGPGPEVSKYKNEAIDDSVIFVGSVRPDNIEKYFLLFDLAILPNKKTLWQDVAFHIKLVEYTAARKMVVSTPLREVLNLGFPNVIAVEHDVEKWIDAIEKGLNITWNPDWDLLVEHFDWRNILECVVGWIEE, encoded by the coding sequence ATGCGAACTAAAAAAATACTTGTAATCCCCCATTTCCCGGGAGAGGAAATAAGAGTAAGAGAAAAAGAAATAGCCTTACATTTGGCGGAATATTACGAAGTGTATTATCTTTATTGGCGTCAACCTGAAGACCGTAACATAACAGAAAGATTTAAAAGTTTATTGTCGAATATTTTTCAACCGACATCTTTTAGGAAAAAAGGAAAAATATGGTATCTAAGGATCTCATGCATTCCGACACCAAGAGCAATAGCTAAAATATTTAATAAGATTTCTCTTTCAAGGCTTTTTAGAAGAATTTCTTTTGATGTCGTTATAAATGCTTCTTTTCTTTTTCCTGTGAAAAAAGAACCTCATCATAGATATTTTGTAGATTTGGTAGATCTTCCAGTAGAGAACTGGCAGGATAAATTAGGGACATATATGTTAAAATTTTATGAGGAGGAGGTATTAAAGGCGGATAAAGTATTCGTGGTGTCTGAAAGTCTCGGAGAAATAATTTCGGAGAAGTTTAATTGTAAGACTATATTCCTTCCAAATGGAACAAATATAAACTTTTTTAGAAATGTAATGAAGGAAGATGTTTCAAAATTAAGAACAAGATTAGGATTAGAAGGAAAAGAGATTCTGGGTGCGGTAGGGAATTGGGGAGAATGGATGAATCTACCGTTTTTATTAAAGGTGTTTGGTGAGTTCAAAAAAGGTCATAAAAACGCAGCCTTAGTATTAGTTGGTCCCGGCCCCGAAGTTTCTAAATATAAAAACGAAGCAATAGATGACTCTGTCATTTTTGTAGGTTCGGTCCGCCCTGATAATATTGAAAAATATTTCCTTCTTTTTGATTTGGCAATACTACCGAATAAAAAGACATTATGGCAAGATGTTGCTTTCCATATAAAGCTTGTAGAGTATACTGCCGCGAGAAAGATGGTAGTGTCCACTCCTCTTCGTGAGGTATTGAATTTGGGGTTTCCCAATGTGATTGCCGTCGAGCATGATGTAGAAAAATGGATAGATGCAATCGAAAA